In one window of Campylobacter sp. DNA:
- a CDS encoding 4-oxalocrotonate tautomerase family protein produces MPFVNIKVAAPEPTKEQKKQIIAEITNTLARVLGKDPAAILVMIETLGMDSIGKSGLSLEEIKQNKEKK; encoded by the coding sequence ATGCCATTCGTAAATATAAAAGTAGCCGCTCCGGAGCCTACAAAAGAGCAAAAAAAGCAAATCATCGCCGAGATTACGAATACGCTAGCACGCGTATTAGGCAAAGACCCAGCCGCAATACTCGTGATGATCGAAACGCTCGGTATGGACAGCATCGGTAAAAGCGGTCTAAGTCTTGAGGAGATCAAACAAAATAAAGAGAAAAAATGA
- a CDS encoding SDR family oxidoreductase, whose protein sequence is MKKYIVITGASSGIGAAAAKAFARRGENLILIARRAELLQNLKDEIAQIAPKLDVVIKICDLANSENVLTLWDELKSYELKALINNAGFGDFGLVGEQDLQKTVRMIDLNVTALAILSSLFTRDYKRKQTQLINISSVGGYFLAPGVVPYCATKFFVSAFTEGLSHELAQDKDAKMQAKVLAPAATKSEFCDVASGKRGFDYDAAFSQYHSSEQTAEFLLTLYDSDACIGEVDLASFEFKLSEPKFNYIAAAK, encoded by the coding sequence ATGAAAAAATATATCGTCATCACCGGCGCAAGTTCGGGTATCGGAGCGGCCGCGGCAAAGGCGTTTGCGAGGCGCGGAGAAAATTTGATCCTAATCGCGCGCAGAGCGGAGCTACTACAAAATTTAAAGGACGAGATCGCGCAGATCGCGCCCAAACTAGACGTCGTGATTAAAATTTGCGACCTTGCGAATAGCGAGAACGTCCTGACGCTTTGGGACGAGCTAAAAAGCTACGAGCTAAAGGCGCTCATAAATAACGCTGGCTTTGGGGATTTTGGTTTAGTGGGAGAGCAGGATTTACAAAAAACGGTAAGAATGATAGACCTAAACGTAACCGCGCTCGCGATACTTTCGAGCTTATTTACGCGAGATTACAAACGCAAACAAACTCAGCTTATAAACATCTCCTCCGTGGGCGGCTATTTTCTGGCGCCCGGCGTCGTGCCGTATTGCGCTACAAAATTTTTCGTAAGCGCTTTCACCGAGGGTTTGAGCCACGAGCTGGCGCAGGATAAAGACGCCAAAATGCAGGCTAAAGTTCTAGCTCCCGCCGCGACTAAAAGCGAGTTTTGCGACGTAGCTTCGGGAAAGCGCGGATTTGATTACGATGCGGCGTTTTCGCAATACCACAGCAGCGAACAAACGGCAGAATTTTTGCTCACGCTTTACGATAGTGATGCATGCATCGGAGAGGTGGATTTGGCTAGCTTCGAATTTAAACTTAGCGAACCGAAATTTAATTATATAGCAGCCGCCAAATAG
- a CDS encoding flavin reductase family protein, with protein MAITWAQALDYDKVTIVPHNGSYTRTLIEKSGYFAVQIPTAAQAELVSELGAENNSRFDNADKMKNVEIFYKDDFDVPLIAGCAAWLVCKRIPEPHNEQSYDLFIGEVVAAYADERIFDGGRWLFEKIPDELKTLHYVAGGRYYLDGKAVDTKRTPISDE; from the coding sequence ATGGCGATAACGTGGGCGCAGGCGCTTGACTACGACAAGGTTACCATCGTGCCGCACAACGGCTCGTACACGAGGACGCTCATCGAAAAGAGCGGGTATTTCGCCGTGCAGATCCCCACGGCAGCGCAGGCGGAGCTGGTTAGCGAGCTGGGCGCCGAGAACAACTCGCGCTTTGATAACGCGGACAAGATGAAAAACGTGGAAATTTTTTATAAAGATGACTTCGATGTGCCGCTGATCGCGGGCTGCGCCGCATGGCTCGTTTGCAAGCGTATCCCCGAGCCTCATAACGAGCAGAGCTATGATCTTTTCATCGGCGAGGTCGTCGCGGCGTATGCGGACGAGCGGATCTTTGACGGCGGACGCTGGCTGTTTGAAAAGATCCCTGACGAGTTAAAAACGCTTCACTACGTCGCCGGCGGTCGGTATTATCTAGACGGCAAGGCGGTGGATACCAAGCGCACGCCCATAAGCGACGAATAA
- a CDS encoding PQQ-binding-like beta-propeller repeat protein, whose product MREQDYEALKAKWQKEWNEKGEKYAKAVNDMVAFAEVHGWDAYEGEDPVDEREGMTQLCEAVFELLKEANERGETEKFRADFPPSNVIFDKKLRKRLRDIDQICPLGGENVLFIASNDDGKTLYLLEGECVSEVADDIIAVGKSKRNEIYALLNQDEVWLIRDYDGKSGGELVARFSHELEIIYDEAEILPFNDGSKVLLAAHDGIFLISQSGAKLIHPIYEDEGEDEDEYEFEIAMANATLSNDNELIVAGEQDTDEHVLMDREGERLGGIGAQSAYPHFCLFSADDTQLITNSCHFYNGVTIGVDRVLLKRGLEVEAYSYDEEGEKNFTLIDDAMRVYAGVATRDFYILGDAYGYIKAVGKDGRKIWRHYLGGTIKSMAISDDGSVLFVGTYGGRLHKLRLGAGQDSHTIGNGNHKEEFRLIAYEDKIYRW is encoded by the coding sequence ATGCGCGAGCAGGACTACGAGGCGCTTAAGGCGAAGTGGCAAAAAGAGTGGAATGAAAAGGGCGAGAAATACGCCAAGGCCGTAAACGATATGGTGGCGTTTGCGGAGGTTCACGGCTGGGACGCCTACGAGGGCGAAGATCCGGTCGATGAGCGCGAGGGTATGACGCAGCTTTGCGAGGCGGTTTTTGAGCTACTAAAGGAAGCCAACGAGCGCGGCGAAACGGAGAAGTTTAGGGCCGATTTTCCGCCCTCAAACGTCATTTTCGACAAAAAGTTGAGAAAGAGGCTAAGAGACATCGATCAAATTTGCCCTCTTGGCGGCGAGAACGTCCTTTTTATCGCCTCAAACGACGACGGCAAGACGCTGTATCTACTGGAGGGCGAGTGCGTGAGCGAAGTGGCGGACGACATCATCGCCGTGGGTAAGTCCAAGCGAAACGAAATTTACGCCCTGCTAAATCAAGACGAGGTATGGCTGATCAGGGACTACGACGGCAAGAGCGGCGGCGAGCTGGTGGCGAGATTTAGCCACGAGCTGGAGATCATCTACGACGAGGCTGAAATTTTACCCTTTAACGATGGCAGCAAGGTGCTTTTGGCCGCCCACGACGGAATTTTTTTGATCTCGCAAAGCGGCGCGAAGCTCATCCATCCGATCTACGAGGATGAGGGCGAGGACGAGGATGAATACGAGTTCGAGATAGCCATGGCAAATGCGACCCTCTCAAACGACAACGAGTTAATCGTCGCGGGCGAGCAAGATACCGATGAGCACGTCCTGATGGATCGCGAGGGCGAGCGACTGGGCGGCATCGGCGCGCAGAGCGCATATCCGCACTTTTGTCTCTTTAGCGCGGACGATACGCAGCTCATCACGAACTCCTGCCACTTCTACAACGGCGTTACGATCGGCGTGGATAGGGTGCTGCTAAAGCGTGGGCTGGAGGTCGAGGCTTATTCGTACGACGAGGAGGGTGAGAAAAATTTCACGCTGATCGACGATGCGATGAGAGTTTACGCGGGCGTGGCAACGCGGGACTTTTACATCCTCGGCGACGCATACGGCTACATCAAAGCAGTCGGCAAGGACGGGCGTAAAATTTGGCGCCACTACCTGGGCGGCACGATAAAGTCTATGGCGATAAGCGATGACGGCAGCGTGCTTTTTGTAGGCACTTACGGCGGCAGACTGCATAAACTACGCCTAGGCGCGGGCCAAGACAGCCACACGATCGGCAACGGCAACCACAAAGAGGAGTTTAGGCTGATCGCTTACGAGGATAAAATTTATCGGTGGTAA
- a CDS encoding TonB-dependent receptor — translation MKKFWGEHQGKSTMLSLLIAVNLYAADEQNTRLKKTVITSTGFETPLKDEVKNVYVITSEEIKDRGYTSVSEVLERAPGVYIRNAGEFGLEEIDIRGQGPYAKTNVRTLINGMDLNVLKAGHGNIATPFNLIAVEDIERIEIVPGGGSVLYGGGTTGGVINIITKKKPSKFYVNISSKLASYSYRDAVLGIGGPLSEDLFMRFSVKGFDSKSYRKEEKYKGYYLSGAINYKISDAQSIAITPSFYSQKLKNQSGPLTLKQVKADRRQSGETQDPQKYNKADLSIDYSIDFSDSFQTRIMPYYLKTRFLQEGEIVGGGGRKQAYQTKFTDRKYGLNLKNRFKYGSGELVFGYDYEDIFDKLSQGDELGKTIHSGYLVEKHDFTDWFSLGGGFRYERAYYDVKRPASRALRRSAFNESKHTNSHAFDVVPNFKYSETGNVYFKFEKGFVSPSPQELVDVVKVGNHTEFKFNNLRPETFKTYELGIKDTIFGQFFSATVFKTDTKDMIFLKWKDPLHGLGQRIFEREYINLDEAERYGAELYAEQSLIEDSLKLSESFSYVHSRATFERNGKKETKALPYVAKRKFVFGIDYKPIKQLDLYTTVRNYSKILNNSYEYMGAKTLVDFSAKYKFTKNFSITGGVKNLFDKKYFAYYDTTENRGEGIYYPSAERNFYVEFKYAY, via the coding sequence ATGAAAAAATTTTGGGGTGAGCATCAGGGCAAATCGACCATGCTTTCTTTACTGATTGCCGTCAATTTGTATGCAGCCGACGAGCAAAACACGAGGCTTAAAAAGACCGTCATAACCTCGACGGGCTTTGAGACGCCTTTAAAAGACGAGGTTAAAAACGTCTACGTCATAACTTCTGAGGAGATCAAAGATCGCGGTTACACGAGCGTAAGCGAAGTGCTCGAAAGAGCTCCCGGCGTTTACATCAGAAATGCCGGAGAATTCGGCCTTGAAGAGATAGATATAAGAGGCCAAGGCCCTTATGCAAAAACAAACGTCAGGACATTAATAAACGGTATGGATCTTAACGTTTTAAAGGCCGGGCACGGAAACATCGCAACGCCCTTTAATCTCATCGCCGTCGAAGATATAGAAAGAATAGAAATAGTCCCGGGCGGCGGCTCGGTGCTTTACGGCGGCGGAACGACGGGCGGCGTCATCAATATCATCACAAAGAAAAAACCGAGCAAATTTTACGTAAACATCTCGAGCAAACTCGCATCATATAGCTACCGTGATGCTGTTTTGGGCATAGGCGGCCCGCTGAGCGAAGATCTGTTTATGCGATTTAGCGTGAAGGGTTTCGACTCGAAGAGCTATAGAAAAGAGGAAAAATACAAAGGATACTACCTAAGCGGAGCGATAAATTATAAAATAAGCGACGCTCAAAGCATCGCCATTACGCCGAGCTTTTATTCTCAAAAACTTAAAAACCAAAGCGGCCCGCTTACGCTGAAGCAGGTCAAAGCAGACAGAAGACAATCGGGCGAAACTCAAGATCCGCAAAAATACAACAAAGCCGATCTTAGCATCGATTACTCGATCGATTTTAGCGACAGCTTTCAAACGCGCATAATGCCCTATTATCTGAAAACAAGATTTCTTCAAGAGGGCGAGATCGTAGGTGGCGGCGGCAGAAAGCAGGCCTATCAAACCAAATTTACCGACAGAAAATACGGACTAAATTTGAAAAATAGATTCAAATACGGCAGCGGCGAGCTGGTGTTCGGATACGACTACGAAGACATATTCGATAAGCTATCTCAAGGCGACGAGCTGGGTAAAACCATCCATTCCGGCTATCTCGTCGAAAAACACGACTTCACGGATTGGTTTTCGCTCGGCGGCGGCTTTAGATACGAGCGAGCCTACTACGACGTGAAAAGACCCGCAAGCAGGGCTCTTAGAAGGTCTGCCTTTAACGAGAGCAAGCACACCAATAGCCATGCATTCGACGTGGTTCCGAATTTCAAATATTCCGAGACAGGAAACGTTTATTTCAAATTTGAAAAAGGTTTCGTCTCGCCGTCTCCGCAAGAGCTCGTCGACGTCGTAAAAGTGGGCAACCACACCGAGTTTAAATTTAACAATCTAAGACCCGAAACTTTCAAAACCTACGAACTCGGCATCAAAGATACAATCTTTGGGCAATTCTTTAGCGCGACGGTATTTAAGACCGATACCAAAGATATGATATTTTTAAAATGGAAAGATCCCTTACACGGACTCGGACAAAGGATATTCGAAAGGGAGTATATAAATTTGGACGAGGCGGAACGCTACGGGGCGGAGCTGTATGCGGAGCAAAGCTTAATCGAAGATTCTTTGAAGCTGAGCGAATCTTTCAGCTATGTACACTCAAGAGCCACCTTCGAAAGAAACGGCAAAAAAGAGACCAAAGCGCTGCCGTATGTAGCTAAAAGAAAATTCGTCTTCGGCATCGATTATAAGCCGATCAAGCAGCTCGATTTATACACGACCGTTAGGAATTATTCCAAAATTTTAAACAACAGCTACGAATATATGGGCGCAAAGACGCTGGTGGACTTTTCTGCAAAATATAAATTTACGAAAAACTTCTCCATAACCGGCGGCGTCAAAAATCTCTTTGACAAAAAATACTTCGCGTATTACGACACTACGGAAAATAGGGGCGAGGGCATTTATTATCCGTCCGCGGAGAGGAATTTTTACGTAGAGTTTAAGTATGCTTACTAA
- a CDS encoding NAD-dependent epimerase/dehydratase family protein: MGKSALVLGATGVVGRELVRELCESPGYDEVEVWARREIGFCHPKLRARIIDFEGISDIAPHKFDEIF; encoded by the coding sequence ATGGGAAAATCCGCCTTGGTGCTTGGCGCTACGGGCGTCGTGGGCAGAGAGCTGGTACGCGAGCTTTGCGAGAGCCCGGGTTACGATGAGGTAGAGGTATGGGCGCGCCGCGAGATAGGCTTTTGCCACCCTAAGCTTCGCGCGCGGATCATTGATTTTGAGGGTATCTCGGATATCGCACCGCATAAATTTGACGAAATTTTTTGA